Proteins encoded in a region of the Paenibacillus sp. E222 genome:
- a CDS encoding extracellular solute-binding protein, with protein sequence MQRKKISFAILSAILGLGTLLSGCGGNEEVTSTASGNSQGQSGQFATKMKISMFNQGTFNAAAPVPPRDEDVQRQMLEKEMNIDLDMMIPQAGQATTKLNTLIAGGDIPDLIFLKSRADLAQYYDQGVLADLTPYLDQFPELKKRFGNDSWEAMSYQGKTIGVPGYDNVNGISRSFFIRNDWLKKLNMEVPTTPDELFEVMKAFTEKDPDGNGKNDTYGFIGGMNKEGNLQTYGFDSLMWMFGVNPPSAVEIKDNEPIFLFIDPKMKEALAYINKMMAAKVVDPDWVTMNSPDLLDQKMFKGKVGFMIRDARRLEPDYQQKMKEISGEVPEWIVIPPMKGPYGDQIVERKSFQGNSWAISAKADKDKIIRILSMLNYLFTDEEAYPNFAYGIKGIHWDVVDGKIKNKTSELSKEMKEKYLWVDHYRMPRRGDDAEYFSFQNPKTAEAFKDNQQYVGPTLPGNLLTPDPSDTLDADRTRFINESLVKFMTGKEPLSNWDNFLQTLDTKFDMQKYKETAIQQFKEADLIK encoded by the coding sequence ATGCAGCGTAAGAAGATTTCATTTGCTATTCTGTCGGCAATCTTAGGATTGGGTACGCTACTGTCAGGATGTGGGGGAAATGAAGAAGTTACATCGACAGCTTCGGGTAATTCGCAAGGGCAATCTGGCCAGTTTGCAACCAAAATGAAAATCTCAATGTTTAACCAAGGCACTTTCAATGCTGCTGCTCCGGTACCTCCACGTGATGAAGATGTTCAACGTCAAATGTTGGAAAAAGAGATGAACATCGACTTGGATATGATGATTCCTCAAGCTGGGCAAGCAACAACCAAACTGAATACACTCATTGCAGGCGGAGATATTCCAGATTTGATCTTCTTGAAGAGTCGGGCTGATCTTGCGCAATATTACGACCAAGGCGTTCTTGCGGATTTGACACCGTATCTGGATCAATTCCCTGAATTAAAGAAACGGTTTGGCAACGACTCCTGGGAAGCAATGTCCTATCAAGGAAAAACGATTGGAGTTCCAGGCTATGATAATGTAAACGGTATCAGTCGAAGCTTCTTTATCCGCAATGATTGGCTGAAAAAGCTGAATATGGAGGTACCAACGACACCGGATGAGTTGTTCGAAGTTATGAAAGCCTTTACAGAGAAAGATCCGGACGGGAATGGTAAAAACGATACGTACGGATTCATCGGCGGTATGAATAAAGAAGGTAATCTGCAAACCTACGGCTTCGATAGCTTGATGTGGATGTTTGGTGTCAATCCTCCTTCGGCCGTTGAGATAAAAGATAATGAACCGATATTCCTGTTTATTGATCCAAAAATGAAAGAGGCGCTTGCTTACATTAACAAAATGATGGCAGCCAAAGTGGTAGACCCAGACTGGGTGACGATGAATTCGCCTGATCTGTTGGATCAAAAGATGTTTAAGGGTAAAGTTGGCTTCATGATCAGAGATGCCCGCAGGCTGGAGCCGGATTATCAGCAGAAAATGAAAGAAATTAGTGGCGAGGTGCCGGAATGGATTGTTATTCCTCCGATGAAAGGTCCTTACGGTGATCAAATTGTAGAGAGAAAATCGTTCCAAGGCAATTCATGGGCCATTTCCGCGAAAGCGGATAAGGACAAAATCATTCGGATCTTGTCCATGCTGAATTATCTCTTTACGGACGAAGAAGCTTATCCGAACTTTGCATACGGAATTAAAGGGATTCATTGGGACGTGGTGGACGGCAAGATCAAAAATAAAACCTCCGAGTTATCGAAGGAAATGAAAGAGAAGTACCTGTGGGTCGATCATTATAGAATGCCGCGCCGTGGTGATGATGCGGAGTACTTCAGCTTCCAGAATCCGAAGACGGCGGAAGCTTTCAAGGATAATCAGCAATATGTGGGGCCAACGCTGCCCGGAAATTTATTGACCCCTGACCCCAGCGATACCTTGGATGCTGACCGCACACGTTTCATTAATGAAAGTTTAGTTAAATTTATGACGGGCAAAGAGCCTCTTTCCAACTGGGACAATTTCCTCCAAACGTTGGATACCAAGTTTGACATGCAGAAATATAAGGAAACAGCAATCCAGCAATTTAAAGAAGCCGACCTTATCAAGTAA
- a CDS encoding histidine kinase, with protein MISQLSYRYVQKEIRTNDIFYTNQILDKVDQYFTVNFSSFQTMLFSVETSVKANIDNTEVIKKQLRELYELNSNYVSNIYLIKSDLSILGGSTATRIFDEPLTEREPLFDAADKNRRTTFISEPYKSKYSGWTVTMVRYLNGAPFPMAIAVDLDLNAIEETLFKINKQEQMNLALITATGKIIAGFSENKGLLNIQDHTFSIGETSAEQILDTTETSLQLHTKDGIPVSLLKKPTEKFNWTIISINDESRLKAALSRLETYYIELLAAGLLLSLFISFLVAKYIRKPLYTLKTKMKQVEQGILTTTITINRNDEFGDLSRAFDRMLQQIVELIRGAELHNELERKLEIQVLQSQINPHFLYNTLGSISNVIRLGQIEKVDVVIGSLISLLEYGIDDASEKVSLRQELRNVADYIEIQNIRYNRNFHLIENIEAGLMDFPVFRMLLQPLVENSIFHGYNGGGIEGPITIHAYREDGIVIIEVVDQGEGIPADKIKHILISEPSEEEVKRKRIGLNNIHGRIRLHYGDQFGLQIISIPKEITRVRAVFPAELQKGDA; from the coding sequence TTGATAAGCCAATTGTCTTATCGCTATGTCCAAAAGGAAATAAGAACCAATGACATTTTTTACACCAATCAAATCCTTGACAAGGTAGACCAGTACTTCACTGTTAATTTTTCCTCCTTCCAAACGATGCTCTTCTCAGTCGAAACATCAGTGAAAGCCAATATTGACAATACGGAAGTGATTAAAAAGCAATTAAGAGAACTGTATGAACTCAATAGTAATTACGTCAGTAATATTTATTTGATCAAAAGCGATTTATCCATTCTAGGCGGAAGTACAGCTACTCGAATATTCGATGAACCTTTAACTGAGAGAGAACCTTTGTTTGATGCGGCTGATAAGAACAGAAGGACTACCTTTATTAGTGAACCATACAAATCGAAGTATTCTGGCTGGACCGTTACGATGGTTCGATATCTGAACGGTGCTCCGTTTCCAATGGCCATTGCGGTTGACTTGGATCTAAATGCCATTGAGGAAACCTTGTTCAAGATTAATAAACAAGAACAAATGAATCTGGCTCTGATCACCGCGACAGGTAAAATCATTGCCGGATTTTCTGAAAATAAAGGACTACTGAATATTCAAGATCATACGTTTTCGATCGGAGAAACGTCAGCGGAACAAATTCTTGATACGACAGAAACAAGTCTTCAACTGCATACCAAGGATGGCATTCCGGTCTCCCTTCTGAAAAAACCGACGGAGAAATTCAACTGGACCATAATCTCGATCAATGATGAATCACGCTTGAAAGCAGCTTTGTCCAGATTGGAAACCTATTATATTGAGCTTCTAGCTGCAGGTCTTCTCTTAAGTTTGTTCATTTCTTTTTTGGTTGCCAAATATATAAGAAAACCACTTTATACGCTCAAAACAAAAATGAAGCAGGTGGAACAAGGCATCCTCACAACGACAATAACAATTAATCGAAACGATGAGTTTGGCGATCTTTCACGAGCATTCGATCGTATGCTGCAACAAATTGTGGAACTGATTCGGGGGGCTGAGCTTCATAATGAACTTGAGCGGAAGCTGGAAATCCAGGTGTTACAGTCTCAAATTAACCCTCATTTTCTGTATAACACACTTGGTTCGATCAGCAATGTCATACGTCTCGGACAAATAGAGAAAGTAGATGTGGTGATCGGGTCGCTCATTTCATTATTGGAATACGGGATAGACGATGCTTCAGAGAAGGTTTCCCTACGCCAGGAATTACGCAATGTAGCGGACTATATCGAGATCCAGAACATTCGGTATAACCGAAACTTCCACTTGATTGAAAATATCGAAGCAGGGTTAATGGATTTCCCTGTTTTTCGAATGCTGCTGCAGCCTCTTGTGGAGAATAGTATCTTCCATGGTTATAACGGAGGGGGAATTGAGGGGCCTATTACGATTCATGCGTACAGGGAGGACGGCATCGTCATCATCGAAGTTGTTGATCAAGGTGAGGGAATTCCAGCTGATAAAATAAAGCATATTTTAATCTCTGAACCGAGTGAAGAGGAAGTAAAAAGAAAACGAATCGGGCTGAACAATATTCATGGCCGAATAAGACTTCACTACGGCGATCAATTCGGACTGCAAATCATTAGCATACCTAAGGAAATAACCCGTGTACGCGCTGTATTCCCGGCAGAATTGCAAAAAGGAGATGCATAA